A single region of the Thermoanaerobaculum aquaticum genome encodes:
- a CDS encoding ferritin: MALNGEMEKALNEQLYEEMGSFYLYLAMAADFAAKQLPGMAKWMEVQAQEEMGHAMKFYRHILERGGKVSLKALPQPQGSWDSPLAAFTAALAHEQHITSRIHALVGLARQLKDYPTEAFLQWFVTEQVEEEAQLEPIIHRLKLVGDHAPALFMLDRELAAREAEE; this comes from the coding sequence ATGGCATTGAACGGCGAAATGGAAAAAGCCCTCAACGAGCAGCTTTACGAGGAAATGGGGTCGTTTTACCTGTACCTGGCTATGGCGGCGGACTTTGCCGCCAAGCAGTTGCCGGGCATGGCCAAGTGGATGGAAGTGCAAGCCCAGGAAGAAATGGGCCATGCCATGAAGTTTTACCGCCACATCCTGGAGCGTGGGGGCAAGGTGTCGCTGAAGGCGCTGCCCCAACCGCAAGGGAGCTGGGATAGCCCCCTGGCAGCCTTTACCGCAGCTTTGGCTCACGAGCAGCACATCACCTCTCGCATTCATGCGCTGGTGGGTTTGGCCCGGCAGCTCAAGGATTACCCCACCGAAGCGTTTTTGCAGTGGTTTGTGACCGAGCAGGTGGAAGAGGAAGCGCAGCTGGAGCCCATCATCCACCGCCTCAAGCTGGTGGGTGACCATGCCCCGGCGCTCTTCATGCTGGACCGGGAGCTGGCCGCCCGGGAAGCGGAGGAGTAG
- a CDS encoding prolyl oligopeptidase family serine peptidase, whose product MKRLILFGLLFALGGELVPAHEGVWSEEDIVTQERAQDLTFLPDGRALWVKTTVSLKENRELHHLWLTELGGERRQLTRGTVSDRGPQVSPDGKLVAFLSDRPLPKEGPEAKGQQVWLLPVEGGEPYPLTRQAKGVKAFAFRDNQRVLFLAEDAPDALDRQREKAKDEAQVVEDEERQERIRLFQVELATGKVQRLTTNTSPITSLAVSRNGRWVAYQINVSPSFEADARRKPEAYLLDLQTGTTHRILADRRATPTAFRFTPDSRFLAFTETFSSDPQWEGAGVEKLYVLNLETQQVSEVPLDWPRGLSSPWAYAVAPQGFWVLLADGTRNLLAFVQETTDGFHRQEPLAEHVQALAVGQDRQHLAVLHSTPQQPPQWWRLETRDGKLVRTDQLTDLNPQLADKPTMRAEVIRWTGARDETVEGILYYPLNYQAGKRYPLVVMIHGGPAGVDQLEWEASWAYAPQLYAQRGAFVLFPNYHGSSHYGLEWVESIKGHYYELEVPDILRGVDHLIAQGMVDPDRLGVLGWSNGAILTVALTVATDRFKAAAPGAGDVNWISDYGNCAFGVRFDNSYFGGPPWEQLQTYIEKSPLFRLHQVTTPTLIFFGSEDTSVPTEQGWQHFRALQQIGKAPVRFVLFPGEGHSLAKPAHRLRKLKEELAWFDRYLFGQPTQDNPWRKEGSPLDVLLARSRQPQVNGWFGTLIKGKLIPHTVPVPALGNVKVAPFEVTRAQWAALNPGFRFSPTEGNLPMVGVSAEQAQEYCRKLSQLTGRKFRLPTKAEWEKLQHKSQGQPVNWERWLGEPPAFDDLPELAKLITPAGGPAVLLKPVGSGDLASVAEGMALFDLKGNAAEWVWEGDKALLLGGCATCFEDQTPPQGLAGFRVVEAP is encoded by the coding sequence ATGAAGCGCCTCATTCTTTTCGGTTTGCTTTTTGCCCTCGGGGGAGAGCTGGTGCCGGCCCATGAGGGGGTGTGGTCGGAAGAGGACATAGTGACCCAAGAAAGGGCCCAGGACCTTACGTTTCTCCCCGACGGCCGAGCGCTTTGGGTAAAGACCACCGTAAGTCTCAAAGAAAACCGCGAACTTCACCACCTTTGGCTGACGGAGCTGGGAGGGGAACGCCGACAGCTTACCCGGGGAACCGTTAGCGATCGCGGGCCCCAGGTTTCCCCCGACGGCAAACTGGTGGCCTTTCTTTCCGACCGCCCCTTGCCCAAGGAAGGGCCCGAGGCCAAAGGACAGCAGGTCTGGCTGCTGCCGGTGGAAGGCGGAGAGCCGTACCCGCTGACCCGCCAAGCTAAAGGTGTTAAAGCTTTCGCGTTCCGCGACAACCAAAGGGTGCTCTTCCTCGCCGAGGACGCCCCCGACGCCCTGGACCGGCAACGGGAAAAGGCTAAGGACGAGGCACAGGTGGTGGAGGACGAGGAGCGTCAGGAGCGGATTCGTTTGTTCCAAGTGGAACTTGCCACCGGCAAGGTGCAGCGCCTCACTACCAACACCTCGCCCATCACCTCCCTGGCGGTGAGCCGCAACGGGCGGTGGGTGGCCTACCAAATCAACGTGAGCCCGTCCTTCGAGGCCGATGCCCGCCGCAAACCCGAGGCGTACCTTTTGGATTTGCAAACGGGGACGACCCACCGCATCCTGGCGGACCGCCGGGCCACCCCTACCGCTTTTCGTTTCACGCCGGATTCGCGCTTTCTGGCGTTTACCGAGACCTTTTCCTCAGACCCCCAGTGGGAAGGGGCAGGGGTTGAAAAGCTCTACGTCCTGAACCTGGAAACCCAGCAGGTGAGCGAGGTTCCCCTGGACTGGCCGCGGGGGCTTTCCTCCCCCTGGGCTTACGCGGTGGCGCCCCAGGGCTTTTGGGTGCTCCTGGCGGACGGTACCCGTAACCTGCTGGCTTTTGTGCAGGAAACCACGGACGGGTTTCACCGGCAGGAGCCTTTGGCCGAGCACGTGCAGGCTTTGGCCGTAGGCCAGGACCGCCAGCACCTGGCGGTTTTGCACTCCACCCCGCAGCAGCCCCCCCAGTGGTGGCGTCTGGAGACCCGCGACGGCAAGCTGGTGCGCACCGATCAACTCACGGACCTCAACCCTCAGCTTGCGGATAAGCCCACCATGCGGGCCGAGGTCATTCGCTGGACGGGAGCCCGGGACGAAACGGTGGAGGGCATCCTTTACTACCCCTTGAACTACCAGGCGGGGAAGCGCTACCCCCTGGTGGTCATGATCCACGGCGGACCTGCGGGGGTGGACCAACTGGAATGGGAAGCCTCCTGGGCCTACGCCCCCCAGCTTTACGCCCAGCGCGGTGCCTTTGTGCTCTTCCCCAACTACCACGGCAGCTCGCACTACGGCCTGGAATGGGTGGAGTCCATCAAGGGGCATTACTACGAGCTGGAAGTGCCCGATATCCTCAGGGGCGTGGATCACCTCATCGCCCAGGGGATGGTGGACCCTGATCGCTTAGGGGTTTTGGGCTGGTCCAACGGGGCCATCCTCACCGTGGCGCTTACGGTGGCCACCGACCGCTTCAAGGCGGCCGCCCCGGGCGCCGGCGACGTCAACTGGATTTCCGACTACGGCAACTGCGCCTTTGGCGTTCGTTTCGACAACTCCTACTTTGGCGGTCCGCCCTGGGAGCAACTGCAAACCTATATTGAAAAATCCCCGCTTTTCCGCTTGCACCAGGTCACAACGCCAACACTGATCTTCTTCGGCAGCGAGGACACATCGGTGCCCACCGAACAGGGCTGGCAGCACTTCCGGGCTTTGCAGCAAATTGGCAAAGCCCCCGTGCGCTTCGTGCTGTTCCCCGGAGAAGGCCATTCGTTAGCTAAGCCTGCCCACCGTTTGCGCAAGCTCAAGGAGGAGCTGGCGTGGTTTGATCGCTACCTCTTTGGCCAACCCACCCAGGACAACCCCTGGCGGAAGGAGGGAAGCCCCCTGGACGTGCTTTTGGCCCGCTCCCGCCAGCCTCAGGTCAACGGTTGGTTTGGCACCTTGATCAAAGGCAAGCTCATTCCCCATACGGTGCCGGTTCCCGCTTTGGGCAACGTCAAGGTAGCCCCCTTTGAGGTGACCCGCGCTCAGTGGGCCGCCCTCAACCCCGGTTTCCGGTTTTCCCCGACGGAAGGCAACCTCCCCATGGTGGGCGTGAGCGCCGAACAGGCCCAGGAGTACTGCCGCAAGCTCTCCCAGCTCACCGGCCGCAAATTCCGCCTTCCCACCAAGGCTGAATGGGAAAAGCTCCAGCACAAGAGCCAGGGCCAGCCGGTGAATTGGGAACGGTGGCTGGGGGAACCCCCAGCCTTCGACGACCTCCCCGAGCTGGCCAAGCTCATTACCCCGGCGGGAGGACCCGCCGTGCTGCTCAAACCCGTGGGCTCCGGTGATCTGGCCTCGGTGGCGGAGGGGATGGCGCTTTTCGACCTCAAAGGCAACGCTGCGGAGTGGGTTTGGGAGGGTGACAAAGCCTTGCTTTTGGGAGGCTGTGCCACCTGCTTTGAGGACCAAACACCTCCCCAGGGCCTGGCGGGCTTTCGGGTGGTGGAGGCGCCGTAA